The nucleotide window GCCCATCCTGATGGCTAACTTCTTTGTGTTGCTGCACCTGATGGGTGCACTGGTACTGGGTCTGCTGGTGGGGTATGAGCGCAGCTACCACGGCCGCGCGGCCGGCATGCGCACCTATGGTCTGGTGTGTATGGCCTCGGCGGCCCTCACTGTCATCGGCGGTTACTCCCATTACTGGTATGGCGGCACGGCCACCACGGTCTTCTCGGTGGGTGACCTGTCGCGTGTGCTGCAGGGCATCTTGACCGGCATCGGTTTCCTGTGTGCCGGTGTGATCATGAAAGAGGGTTTCAACATCAGCGGCCTGACCACGGCGGCGTCGCTGTGGGCCTCGTCGGTGATCGGCATTCTGGTGGGTGTGGGCCTGTACCCCGCGGCGATGGCACTGGCCTTGCTTAGTGC belongs to Rhodoferax saidenbachensis and includes:
- a CDS encoding MgtC/SapB family protein, whose protein sequence is MFSADAFAAYWSWPILMANFFVLLHLMGALVLGLLVGYERSYHGRAAGMRTYGLVCMASAALTVIGGYSHYWYGGTATTVFSVGDLSRVLQGILTGIGFLCAGVIMKEGFNISGLTTAASLWASSVIGILVGVGLYPAAMALALLSAVCMVWISKLEQWLPSRQAVAISLKFDPGFVPVERALRKLAHAQGYDIAGGTIVISAEGNTQSWSFVAVARSRKTAAPVSELSAQIAQFQGVQSFNLAYARN